In one window of Acanthochromis polyacanthus isolate Apoly-LR-REF ecotype Palm Island chromosome 8, KAUST_Apoly_ChrSc, whole genome shotgun sequence DNA:
- the LOC110962625 gene encoding dispanin subfamily A member 2b-like: protein MNPQGYPSASVPLQGVSYGQPQASMVQYTTVNVIEEPPKDHIIWSIFNFFYMNPFCLGLAALIYSVKARDRKMVGDLQRARHHGSTARNLNIAATVLVGLTVLILIITFSTISAQANYYYNRYSSYDSSYNYNYRG from the exons ATGAATCCTCAAGGTTACCCGAGTGCTTCGGTTCCACTGCAGGGGGTGTCGTATGGACAGCCTCAAGCCTCAATGGTTCAGTACACCACTGTGAACGTCATCGAAGAGCCCCCAAAGGACCACATCATCTGGTCCATCTTCAACTTTTTCTATATGAACCCTTTTTGCCTCGGACTGGCAGCTCTCATCTACTCCGTCAAG GCCAGAGACCGGAAGATGGTTGGAGATCTGCAAAGGGCCCGACACCACGGTTCCACTGCTCGCAACCTCAACATCGCCGCCACCGTCCTGGTTGGCCTCACTGTCCTGATTCTCATCATTACATTCAGCACCATTTCTGCACAGGCAAATTATTACTACAACAGATACAGTTCATATGACAGCAGTTACAATTATAATTACAGAGGATAA
- the LOC127535098 gene encoding dispanin subfamily A member 2b-like: protein MNPQGYPSASVPLQGVPYGQPQASMVQYTTVNVIEEPPKDHIIWSIFNFFYMNPFCLGLAALIYSVKARDRKMVGDLQRARHHGSTARNLNIAATVLVGLTVLILIIIFSIISAQENYYYNRYSSYDSSYNYNYRG, encoded by the exons ATGAATCCTCAAGGTTACCCGAGTGCTTCGGTTCCACTGCAGGGGGTGCCGTATGGACAGCCTCAAGCCTCAATGGTTCAGTACACCACTGTGAACGTCATCGAAGAGCCCCCAAAGGACCACATCATCTGGTCCATCTTCAACTTTTTCTATATGAACCCTTTTTGCCTCGGACTGGCAGCTCTCATCTACTCCGTCAAG GCCAGAGACCGGAAGATGGTTGGAGATCTGCAAAGGGCCCGACACCACGGTTCCACTGCTCGCAACCTCAACATCGCCGCCACCGTCCTGGTTGGCCTCACTGTCCTGATTCTCATTATTATATTCAGCATCATTTCTGCACAGGAAAATTATTACTACAACAGATACAGTTCATATGACAGCAGTTACAATTATAATTACAGAGGATAA
- the LOC127535034 gene encoding dispanin subfamily A member 2b-like — translation MNPQGYPSASVPLQGVPYGQPQASMVQYTTVNVIEEPPKDHIIWSIFNFFYMNPFCLGLAALIYSVKARDRKMVGDLQRARHHGSTARNLNIAATVLIGLTVLILIIIFSIISAQENYYYYRYSSYDSSYNYNYRG, via the exons ATGAATCCTCAAGGTTACCCGAGTGCTTCGGTTCCACTGCAGGGGGTGCCGTATGGACAGCCTCAAGCCTCAATGGTTCAGTACACCACTGTGAACGTCATCGAAGAGCCCCCAAAGGACCACATCATCTGGTCCATCTTCAACTTTTTCTATATGAACCCTTTTTGCCTCGGACTGGCAGCTCTCATCTACTCCGTCAAG GCCAGAGACCGGAAGATGGTTGGAGATCTGCAAAGGGCCCGACACCACGGTTCCACTGCTCGCAACCTCAACATCGCCGCCACCGTCCTGATTGGCCTCACTGTCCTGATTCTCATTATTATATTCAGCATCATTTCTGCACAGGAAAATTATTACTACTACAGATACAGTTCATATGACAGCAGTTACAATTATAATTACAGAGGGTAA
- the LOC110962631 gene encoding dispanin subfamily A member 2b-like, with the protein MNPQGYPSASVPLQGVPYGQPEGPGMVQHTTVNIIEEPPKDHIIWSIFSFVYLNPFCLGLAALIHSVKARDRKMVGDLQGAQHYGSTARSLNIAATILIFLIVVIVIIASSILSVLTRISFGR; encoded by the exons ATGAATCCTCAAG GTTACCCGAGTGCTTCGGTTCCACTGCAGGGGGTGCCGTATGGACAGCCTGAAGGCCCTGGAATGGTTCAGCACACCACTGTGAACATCATCGAAGAGCCCCCAAAGGACCACATCATCTGGTCCATCTTCAGCTTTGTCTACCTGAACCCTTTCTGCCTCGGACTGGCAGCTCTCATCCACTCCGTCAAG GCCAGAGACCGGAAGATGGTTGGAGATCTGCAAGGGGCCCAACACTACGGTTCCACTGCTCGTTCCCTCAACATCGCCGCCACCATCCTGATTTTCCTCATTGTCGTGATTGTCATTATTGCATCCAGCATCCTTTCTGTACTCACGAGAATTTCCTTTGGACGGTAA